One Eurosta solidaginis isolate ZX-2024a chromosome 5, ASM4086904v1, whole genome shotgun sequence DNA segment encodes these proteins:
- the RPA2 gene encoding replication protein A 32 kDa subunit isoform X1: protein MDSSISQHLASSTNTVQGGSSSAEGIGPVFIKQILLSQEGSIQIFGLTFGMITCVAVVRSIEISSTKITYTLEDHSGQIEAHYWLEEGDSLKAPDVMLNNYVKLYGSVRAQGSQKMLMIFKMLAIMNSNDLCTHILEVLNVRYKSYDFATNTSNNVVNINSGQRNESGEITYLGLEGKQLAVLQAVKNNITTEGINRKELQLKFSHISGNEIKQFIPAQQFGKNYFIVLLGKRHKIGAIQT, encoded by the exons GGCATTGGTCCTGTTTTCATCAAACAAATACTTTTATCTCAAGAGGGAAGTATACAAATATTTGGTTTAACTTTTGGAATGATAACATGCGTTGCTGTAGTACGATCCATTGAAATATCTTCTACTAAAATAACTTATACCTTAGAGGATCACTCTGGGCAAATTGAGGCGCATTATTGGTTGGAGGAAGGAGATTCTCTTAAAGCGCCCGACGTTATGTTGAATAACTACGTTAAACTCTATGGGAGTGTTAGGGCTCAAGGATCCCAAAAAATGTTAATGATTTTTAAAATGCTCGCCATTATGAATTCCAACGACTTATGTACTCATATACTTGAAGTGCTTAATGTACGTTATAAGTCTTATGATTTTGCAACAAACACCTCCAATAATGTAGTGAATATAAATTCCGGACAGAGGAATGAATCTGGAGAAATTACCTACTTAGGTTTAGAAGGGAAGCAATTAGCAGTCCTCCAAGCAGTTAAGAACAACATTACAACTGAGGGGATAAACCGAAAAGAACTGCAACTCAAATTTAGTCATATTAGTGGAAACGAAATAAA gcaattcatcccagcacaacaatttggcaaaaattattttatagtgctactcggtaaaaggcataaaataggagcAATtcaaacttga
- the RPA2 gene encoding replication protein A 32 kDa subunit isoform X3 yields the protein MDSISQHLASSTNTVQGGSSSAEGIGPVFIKQILLSQEGSIQIFGLTFGMITCVAVVRSIEISSTKITYTLEDHSGQIEAHYWLEEGDSLKAPDVMLNNYVKLYGSVRAQGSQKMLMIFKMLAIMNSNDLCTHILEVLNVRYKSYDFATNTSNNVVNINSGQRNESGEITYLGLEGKQLAVLQAVKNNITTEGINRKELQLKFSHISGNEIKQFIPAQQFGKNYFIVLLGKRHKIGAIQT from the exons GGCATTGGTCCTGTTTTCATCAAACAAATACTTTTATCTCAAGAGGGAAGTATACAAATATTTGGTTTAACTTTTGGAATGATAACATGCGTTGCTGTAGTACGATCCATTGAAATATCTTCTACTAAAATAACTTATACCTTAGAGGATCACTCTGGGCAAATTGAGGCGCATTATTGGTTGGAGGAAGGAGATTCTCTTAAAGCGCCCGACGTTATGTTGAATAACTACGTTAAACTCTATGGGAGTGTTAGGGCTCAAGGATCCCAAAAAATGTTAATGATTTTTAAAATGCTCGCCATTATGAATTCCAACGACTTATGTACTCATATACTTGAAGTGCTTAATGTACGTTATAAGTCTTATGATTTTGCAACAAACACCTCCAATAATGTAGTGAATATAAATTCCGGACAGAGGAATGAATCTGGAGAAATTACCTACTTAGGTTTAGAAGGGAAGCAATTAGCAGTCCTCCAAGCAGTTAAGAACAACATTACAACTGAGGGGATAAACCGAAAAGAACTGCAACTCAAATTTAGTCATATTAGTGGAAACGAAATAAA gcaattcatcccagcacaacaatttggcaaaaattattttatagtgctactcggtaaaaggcataaaataggagcAATtcaaacttga
- the RPA2 gene encoding replication protein A 32 kDa subunit isoform X5, translating to MCLFYRAIKIGGCGIGPVFIKQILLSQEGSIQIFGLTFGMITCVAVVRSIEISSTKITYTLEDHSGQIEAHYWLEEGDSLKAPDVMLNNYVKLYGSVRAQGSQKMLMIFKMLAIMNSNDLCTHILEVLNVRYKSYDFATNTSNNVVNINSGQRNESGEITYLGLEGKQLAVLQAVKNNITTEGINRKELQLKFSHISGNEIKQFIPAQQFGKNYFIVLLGKRHKIGAIQT from the exons GGCATTGGTCCTGTTTTCATCAAACAAATACTTTTATCTCAAGAGGGAAGTATACAAATATTTGGTTTAACTTTTGGAATGATAACATGCGTTGCTGTAGTACGATCCATTGAAATATCTTCTACTAAAATAACTTATACCTTAGAGGATCACTCTGGGCAAATTGAGGCGCATTATTGGTTGGAGGAAGGAGATTCTCTTAAAGCGCCCGACGTTATGTTGAATAACTACGTTAAACTCTATGGGAGTGTTAGGGCTCAAGGATCCCAAAAAATGTTAATGATTTTTAAAATGCTCGCCATTATGAATTCCAACGACTTATGTACTCATATACTTGAAGTGCTTAATGTACGTTATAAGTCTTATGATTTTGCAACAAACACCTCCAATAATGTAGTGAATATAAATTCCGGACAGAGGAATGAATCTGGAGAAATTACCTACTTAGGTTTAGAAGGGAAGCAATTAGCAGTCCTCCAAGCAGTTAAGAACAACATTACAACTGAGGGGATAAACCGAAAAGAACTGCAACTCAAATTTAGTCATATTAGTGGAAACGAAATAAA gcaattcatcccagcacaacaatttggcaaaaattattttatagtgctactcggtaaaaggcataaaataggagcAATtcaaacttga
- the RPA2 gene encoding replication protein A 32 kDa subunit isoform X7: MLNVRGIGPVFIKQILLSQEGSIQIFGLTFGMITCVAVVRSIEISSTKITYTLEDHSGQIEAHYWLEEGDSLKAPDVMLNNYVKLYGSVRAQGSQKMLMIFKMLAIMNSNDLCTHILEVLNVRYKSYDFATNTSNNVVNINSGQRNESGEITYLGLEGKQLAVLQAVKNNITTEGINRKELQLKFSHISGNEIKQFIPAQQFGKNYFIVLLGKRHKIGAIQT, encoded by the exons GGCATTGGTCCTGTTTTCATCAAACAAATACTTTTATCTCAAGAGGGAAGTATACAAATATTTGGTTTAACTTTTGGAATGATAACATGCGTTGCTGTAGTACGATCCATTGAAATATCTTCTACTAAAATAACTTATACCTTAGAGGATCACTCTGGGCAAATTGAGGCGCATTATTGGTTGGAGGAAGGAGATTCTCTTAAAGCGCCCGACGTTATGTTGAATAACTACGTTAAACTCTATGGGAGTGTTAGGGCTCAAGGATCCCAAAAAATGTTAATGATTTTTAAAATGCTCGCCATTATGAATTCCAACGACTTATGTACTCATATACTTGAAGTGCTTAATGTACGTTATAAGTCTTATGATTTTGCAACAAACACCTCCAATAATGTAGTGAATATAAATTCCGGACAGAGGAATGAATCTGGAGAAATTACCTACTTAGGTTTAGAAGGGAAGCAATTAGCAGTCCTCCAAGCAGTTAAGAACAACATTACAACTGAGGGGATAAACCGAAAAGAACTGCAACTCAAATTTAGTCATATTAGTGGAAACGAAATAAA gcaattcatcccagcacaacaatttggcaaaaattattttatagtgctactcggtaaaaggcataaaataggagcAATtcaaacttga
- the RPA2 gene encoding replication protein A 32 kDa subunit isoform X2, with amino-acid sequence MDSSNNFNRYKIYHLFLIFDFLFLGIGPVFIKQILLSQEGSIQIFGLTFGMITCVAVVRSIEISSTKITYTLEDHSGQIEAHYWLEEGDSLKAPDVMLNNYVKLYGSVRAQGSQKMLMIFKMLAIMNSNDLCTHILEVLNVRYKSYDFATNTSNNVVNINSGQRNESGEITYLGLEGKQLAVLQAVKNNITTEGINRKELQLKFSHISGNEIKQFIPAQQFGKNYFIVLLGKRHKIGAIQT; translated from the exons GGCATTGGTCCTGTTTTCATCAAACAAATACTTTTATCTCAAGAGGGAAGTATACAAATATTTGGTTTAACTTTTGGAATGATAACATGCGTTGCTGTAGTACGATCCATTGAAATATCTTCTACTAAAATAACTTATACCTTAGAGGATCACTCTGGGCAAATTGAGGCGCATTATTGGTTGGAGGAAGGAGATTCTCTTAAAGCGCCCGACGTTATGTTGAATAACTACGTTAAACTCTATGGGAGTGTTAGGGCTCAAGGATCCCAAAAAATGTTAATGATTTTTAAAATGCTCGCCATTATGAATTCCAACGACTTATGTACTCATATACTTGAAGTGCTTAATGTACGTTATAAGTCTTATGATTTTGCAACAAACACCTCCAATAATGTAGTGAATATAAATTCCGGACAGAGGAATGAATCTGGAGAAATTACCTACTTAGGTTTAGAAGGGAAGCAATTAGCAGTCCTCCAAGCAGTTAAGAACAACATTACAACTGAGGGGATAAACCGAAAAGAACTGCAACTCAAATTTAGTCATATTAGTGGAAACGAAATAAA gcaattcatcccagcacaacaatttggcaaaaattattttatagtgctactcggtaaaaggcataaaataggagcAATtcaaacttga